CGGGCTTCACCGAAGACAATGTCAAGGAATTGCGCGAGCAAGCCACGAGCGAAGGGATGATCGGCATCTCGCCGCGGTACGTTCAAGATAAGATCTCGAACGCATTGGTAAGCCATCCGGAAGCCAGGTCGATCAATCCATTCATGGTGCTTAACGAGTTGGAGGCCGGCCTCAAACATCATAGCTTGGTGACGAGCGATGAAACGCGAAATCATTACCGCGAGCTGATTGGCGTGGTCAAGCAGGAATACACCAACATCGTGAAAAACGAAGTCCAGCGGGCGATCGCGGCCGACGAGGATGCTCTCAAGCGGCTATGTTCAAACTACATCGATAACATCAAGGCCTACACGCAGCGGGAAAAGGTTCGCAACAAATTCACCGGCCAGTACGAAGAGCCGGACGAGAGGCTGATGCGGTCGATTGAAGAAAAGATCGACATCCCCGACAGCCGCAAGGATGATTTCCGTCGCGAAGTGATGAATTATATTGGCGCCCTGATGATTGACGGCCGTACGTTCGACTACAAGAGCAACGAACGGCTCCACCGGGCGTTGGAGCTAAAACTATTCGAAGATCAAAAGGACACCATCAAGCTGACCAGCCTGGTTTCCAACGTCGTCGATGCCGAAACACAAGCAAAAATCGACGTCGTGAAAAGCCGACTCATCCGCGACTTCGGCTACGACGACGAAAGCGCAACGGATGTGCTCAACTACGTTGCCAGCATTTTCGCCCGCGGGGATGTCAAACAATAAGCGTCGGTTGTCGGCATTCAGTCGCATCGAGTGCGACGGCGATCTGACCCCTGCAACGGACAACGAACCAATGGTTTTGAACATCGACCACGATCACCGGCGATTCCGCGAAATTGTGCGGGGGAAGGTACGCGAGAACCTGCGGAAATATATTACGCACGGCGAGATGATCGGCCGTAAGGGGAAAGATCTCGTCAGCATCCCAATTCCGCAACTCGACGTGCCGCGCTTCCGCTACGGCAAGAATGGCTCCGGCGGTGTCGGCCAGGGGGAGGGTAACGAAGGGGATCCTATTGCCAGTGGCGGCGAACAGGGGGATGGCAAAGGAGAAGCGGGAAGCGATCCGGGCACGCATATCCTTGAAGTCGACGTTTCGCTCGAAGAACTGGCCGCCATTCTTGGCGAAGAATTGGAATTGCCGCGAATCGAGCCGAAAGGCAAAGCCACTATTCAGCAAGAAAAGACCAAATACGACAGCATCCGCCGCACGGGGCCAGAATCGCTGCGGCATCGCAAACGAACTTACTTCCACGCACTGCGGCGGCAAATCGCCAGCGGCTCCTACAATCCACAAGAGCCGCTGATCGTGCCGATTCCCGACGACAAGCGTTACCGCGCCTGGAGCACCATCGAAAAGCCCGAGGCGAACGCCGCGATCATCTACATGATGGATGTGTCCGGCTCAATGACCGACGAGCAAAAAGAAATCGTTCGCACCGAAGCGTTTTGGCTCGATACGTGGCTTTCGAGCCAATACGACGGGATCGACGTGCGATATATCATCCACGACGCCGTGGCTCGCGAGGTCGATGAAGAGACCTTTTATCACACCCGGGAAAGCGGCGGAACGCGAATTAGCTCGGCCTATAAAGTGGCGAAAGAGCTGATTCGCCGAGAGTTCAACCCGGCCGAGTGGAACGTCTATTGCTTTCAATTTTCCGATGGAGACAACTGGGGCGAAGACAACGCACAAAGTCTCGCGCTGCTGGCCGACGAACTGCTGCCGGCCGTGAACCTGTTTTGCTACGGCCAGGTCGAAAGTCCCTACGGCAGTGGCGAATATATCCGTGCCATCCAAGGCCGCTTTGGCGACGACCACGAAAAGCTCGTGCTGTCGGAGATCGAAAGTAAGGAAGGAATATTTGACTCCATCAAGCTATTTTTAGGAAAAGGAAAATAAGTGAAAGTGGAAAGATGCACAATGAAAAATGACAAGCAACCATTTTTCATTTTTCATTCCTGAACCCTGAACTTTGAACCCTTCCTGTGTCCACCGTCACCCATCTCGAACCGTTCCCGCTTTACCTTGCCGACATCCAGCGGCAGATGGAAGACCATGCGCGGACCTATGGGCTAGACTTCTATCCCACGATTTTCGAAGTCGTCGATTGCGACCAGCTCAACGAAATCGCGGCCTACGGCGGTTTTCCGACGCGATATCCTCACTGGCGGTTTGGCATGGAATACGAACAGCTTTCAAAAGGCTACGCTTACGGTCTGCAGAAAATCTACGAACTGGTTATCAACAACGATCCCTGCTACGCCTACCTGATGCGCTCCAATGGCATCACTGACCAGAAACTGGTCATGGCTCATGTCTACGGCCACTGCGATTTCTTCAAGAACAACAATTGGTTTAGCCAGACCAATCGCAAGATGATGGACGAGATGGCCAATCATGGCAATCGAATCCGGCGGTACATGGACCGCTTCGGCGTCGAGGAAGTCGAGCAGTTGATCGACGCCTGCTTGAGCATCGAAGACCTGATCGACATCCATTCGCCCTTCATCCGGCGCGACGACGAACCGCCGCGTTACGAGTTCAAACAGGCCGACGACGCAGAGCCGCTTCCTGTGCCGGGGCGCTTTGCCTCAAAGAGTTACCTCGATGCGTATATCAACCCGCCCGCGGCGCTGGCAGCCGAGGCGGAACTGCGCCGCAAAGAGAAGGAGCGAGAAGAACACTTTCCCAACCGGCCGGCGCGCGACGTCATGAAGTTTGTCCGCGATTACGCCCCGCTCAAGCCGTGGCAAACTGATGTGCTTTCCATGATACGCGACGAAGCCTATTACTTCGCCCCGCAGGCGCAGACGAAAATCATGAACGAAGGATGGGCCAGCTATTGGCACAGCACGATCATGACTCGCCAGGGCTTGGAGCCAGCCGACGTGATCAACTATGCCGATCATCACAGCGGCACGATGGCCAGCAGCCCGACGCGGCTCAATCCGTATAAGCTGGGGATCGAGCTGTTGCGCGACATCGAAGATCGTTGGAATCGCGGCCGATTCGGCAAGGACTACGACGAGTGCGACGATATGCAGGCCCGCCGCAATTGGGATACCGCCGCCGGCCTCGGTCGGCAGAAAATCTTCGAAGTGCGACGGATCTACAACGATCTGATGTTCATCGACGAATTCCTCACGATCGACTTTTGTCGGCAATACAAGCTGTTTTCGTTCGGCTACCAGGAAGACACCGACACGTACAATATCGAAAGCCGCGAATTTCCCAAAATCAAGGAGCGGCTGCTCTACAATCTGACGAATATCGGACGGCCTCGAATTGTCGTCCGCGACGGAAACTATAAAAACCGCGGCGAGTTGTTTCTCGAGCACCAGCACAGCGGCGTCGATTTACAAATCGGCTACGCCCGCGACACACTTGCGAACCTGTACCGCTTGTGGACCCGTCCTGTCCATATCGAGACGCAGCTTGAAGGCAAGACGACGACCTTCTCGTTCGACGGCAGCGAACACAACACCGAGGCGGCGAAATAGCTCGTTGCCGTCGTGAAATAAATCACGAAGTCGGCGGTAAGGATATTAGTTCAATAAATTGTCCCACGATCGCACATTTTTCCATGCTTCGAAGGTAAAATTGAATTCGAAGACACCGTAAGGCCCGATAACCAGCATGTAGGCGCATCGCTGCGCAAAACGCATTGGATCGCCAAGCAAGTGGGGTTACGCGAAGCGAAGCACCTGTTTGAATTCTAGTTTTGTCGGTGAATCTCCATGTCACTCCAATCGCAAACCAAACTCGCCCTTGCAAACCTGTCGCCTTTTAGCGGCTCAAGCCAAAGTCTGTCGGCTTCCGCTGCCGGCGCGCGGATCGAAGTCGGCCTGCTGACACTCGACGCACTCGCGCTGGCCTTCGATCATGTTGTGGTCGCTCGCGACGCTCTATCGGCCGCGCCGATTGAACAACTGAAGAAACTCGCTGACGCTTTGGCGAAACAGCTTACCTATTTGCTCGAACCCATCAGTGCGGTCGAAGTCGATGCCGACCAATGCGTTGTTCAGATGCGTTCCAGCCCCCCGCAGCGCGACGACAACGGCACGCGCTATTACGAGCTTCTCGTCCGACGTGGCGGCGAACTTAGTTTGCGCCGCTTCGAAAAACAGACCGGCAATATAAGGCAAGCCGTACCTGCACACGTTACCCGCGAAGTCTTCCTTCGGCTGGTGGATGATTTTGCCGGCGTCGCCTGCTAAGCAGCATCTCAGCAAGCCGCATTTACACGAAGAACTTCGCTCTCTCGGTGGGGCCAACTGCCCTTTCTGCGGCTCCGACCCATCGACACGATTGGCTTAGTATGATGATTCTCGGTGCTGGAACTGGGCGAGACGATATTGCCTATTCTCGCTTTCCGGCTTTATCATTGATCGGACTCGGCAAAGCAGTTTTCTGTCAACGCTCGCGCACAGGTGCTTTCAGAAATCGATCTCGATGTTCACAAAGAACCTAATCAACTTCGCACTTTTGATCGTTGTCAATGGCATGTGGGCAGCGCAATATGCGGCCTACAAAACGGCCACGAGTCAAATGGGGCCAATTACGGTCAGCGCATGGACGTTTCTAATCGCAGCGCTGATTTTGCTGCCATTTTTAGTTCGAGAGCGCAGGGGCCAAGGAGCGGGAAACCATCCGGAAAGGCGCCGTTGGACTCGGCACAATATATTCAGTTTCATCGTGATTGGTTTTTTCGGCTTAATCCCGGCCTCCGCATGCTTGGCATGGGGCACAGCGCGTTCGACAGCATCC
The Pirellulales bacterium genome window above contains:
- a CDS encoding DUF444 family protein — protein: MVLNIDHDHRRFREIVRGKVRENLRKYITHGEMIGRKGKDLVSIPIPQLDVPRFRYGKNGSGGVGQGEGNEGDPIASGGEQGDGKGEAGSDPGTHILEVDVSLEELAAILGEELELPRIEPKGKATIQQEKTKYDSIRRTGPESLRHRKRTYFHALRRQIASGSYNPQEPLIVPIPDDKRYRAWSTIEKPEANAAIIYMMDVSGSMTDEQKEIVRTEAFWLDTWLSSQYDGIDVRYIIHDAVAREVDEETFYHTRESGGTRISSAYKVAKELIRREFNPAEWNVYCFQFSDGDNWGEDNAQSLALLADELLPAVNLFCYGQVESPYGSGEYIRAIQGRFGDDHEKLVLSEIESKEGIFDSIKLFLGKGK
- a CDS encoding SpoVR family protein; amino-acid sequence: MEDHARTYGLDFYPTIFEVVDCDQLNEIAAYGGFPTRYPHWRFGMEYEQLSKGYAYGLQKIYELVINNDPCYAYLMRSNGITDQKLVMAHVYGHCDFFKNNNWFSQTNRKMMDEMANHGNRIRRYMDRFGVEEVEQLIDACLSIEDLIDIHSPFIRRDDEPPRYEFKQADDAEPLPVPGRFASKSYLDAYINPPAALAAEAELRRKEKEREEHFPNRPARDVMKFVRDYAPLKPWQTDVLSMIRDEAYYFAPQAQTKIMNEGWASYWHSTIMTRQGLEPADVINYADHHSGTMASSPTRLNPYKLGIELLRDIEDRWNRGRFGKDYDECDDMQARRNWDTAAGLGRQKIFEVRRIYNDLMFIDEFLTIDFCRQYKLFSFGYQEDTDTYNIESREFPKIKERLLYNLTNIGRPRIVVRDGNYKNRGELFLEHQHSGVDLQIGYARDTLANLYRLWTRPVHIETQLEGKTTTFSFDGSEHNTEAAK